One Pelobates fuscus isolate aPelFus1 chromosome 8, aPelFus1.pri, whole genome shotgun sequence genomic window carries:
- the LOC134571275 gene encoding olfactory receptor 2K2-like: MLWENKTIVMEFILLGLTNDPVFQIILFVFFLNAYIIILCGNSLIILLTMRDSSLQTPMYFFLTNLSFVDIFYSTSTIPRLLKDLLSINKIISFSECAAQMYISLSLGECECVLLAIMAYDRYVAICYPLHYTTIINRSVCIRIATGTWLCGFILSISHVSLTLNVDRCGHNEINHFSCEVPEILSLGCGNILIAEFIIFVVGVILLLTPVTFIIISYVKIIMTILQIASSAGRRKAFSTCGSHMLVVTMFYGSAMAAYMKPRSSSIPGTDKMIAVFYIIVTPMFNPLIYTFRNKTVKTAIKKIKIKRIL, from the coding sequence ATGCTTTGGgaaaataaaaccattgtgaTGGAATTTATTCTTCTTGGATTGACCAATGATCCTGTGTTTCAAAttattctttttgtatttttcctgAATGCATACATAATTATTTTATGTGGAAACTCTCTCATCATTTTATTAACCATGAGAGACAGCAGCCTCCAGACTCCAATGTATTTTTTCCTCACCAACCTTTCTTTCGTGGACATTTTCTATTCAACATCAACCATCCCCAGATTGCTAAAAGATTTACTGtcaatcaataaaattatttcTTTCTCTGAATGTGCAGCTCAAATGTATATTTCACTTTCTTTGGGAGAATGTGAGTGTGTTTTACTTGCTATAATGGCTTATGATCGGTATGTAGCTATATGTTATCCTTTACATTATACCACTATTATCAACAGGTCTGTTTGTATCAGAATAGCTACTGGTACATGGTTATGTGGATTTATTCTGTCTATTTCCCATGTTTCACTTACACTGAATGTAGATCGTTGTGGACATAATGAAATAAACCACTTTTCATGTGAAGTCCCAGAAATCCTATCACTTGGTTGTGGAAATATATTAATTGCTGAATTTATTATCTTTGTTGTTGGTGTGATTTTGCTATTGACACCtgtcacttttattataatttcCTATGTTAAAATTATCATGACAATCTTACAAATTGCTTCTTCTGCGGGACGACGAAAAGCCTTCTCTACCTGTGGATCTCACATGTTGGTTGTGACAATGTTTTATGGGTCAGCTATGGCTGCTTACATGAAACCTAGGTCAAGTTCTATCCCAGGAACAGACAAAatgattgcagttttttatattattgttacaCCAATGTTTAACCCTTTGATTTATACATTCAGGAATAAAACTGTTAAAACAgccataaaaaagataaaaatcaaAAGGATACTctaa